A stretch of DNA from Maridesulfovibrio ferrireducens:
CCGCACCTTTTTCAGATGCAACTTCTGCGCGGGCTTCTTTCAAGGTTACAGCTGCAACCTTACCTGCCGCAGAAAGTAATGCCTGCTCTTCTTTGGCACCCTGTTCTTTAAAGTCGTTCCGAATGTCCATACCCTCTCTACGGGTACCATCCAAAGCGACTTCGTAGTCTTTGACCTTCGAATTCGCCGAATTTGTGAAATTTTCTACCTTAGAAAGTTGGTCACTCATAAGCTCAGAGCGTTTTCTAATAATTTCACGAATCGGACGAAACATAAGAAGGTTGAGAACAAGAAGGGTGATGATGAAGTTTGCTAACTGAATAAAAAAGCTAATATCTAAATCAATCATGCCTGCTCCCGAAAAGGTTGTGAATTTTTGTCCAAAGTCAGTGGCCCTTTAGCTAATTTTAGAGGTCGTGTCAAAGGGTTTTTCGATTTGAACTGGTTACTCTTACCCCTTCAAGCCCCGTAAATACTGGCTTGTTAAAAAATTAACTAATTTCTTCGGTTTCAGTTTCAACCGCCTCAACTCCGGTTGAACTCATAGTAACGCGCCCCTCCAAAACTGCACCTTCCTCCACAACAAGAACCGGCGTCACCAGATCTCCTTGAAGGTTGGCTGTCTTGTGG
This window harbors:
- a CDS encoding ATP synthase F0 subunit B — its product is MIDLDISFFIQLANFIITLLVLNLLMFRPIREIIRKRSELMSDQLSKVENFTNSANSKVKDYEVALDGTRREGMDIRNDFKEQGAKEEQALLSAAGKVAAVTLKEARAEVASEKGAALKVLDGEIEAFAQKVTAKVLG